One Helianthus annuus cultivar XRQ/B chromosome 7, HanXRQr2.0-SUNRISE, whole genome shotgun sequence genomic region harbors:
- the LOC118480138 gene encoding protein TIC 214-like, with product MILKSFLLGNIVSLCMKIINSVVVVGLYYGFLTTFSIGPSYLFLLRAHVMEEGEEGAEKKVSATTGFITGQLIMFISIYYAPLHLALGRPHTITVLALPYLLFHFFCNSKKNFLDYGSTTRNSMRNLSIQCVFLNNLIFQLLNHFILPSSMLARLVNIFMFRCNNKMLFVTSSFVGWIIDHILFMKWVGLLLKN from the coding sequence ATGATTTTGAAATCTTTTCTACTAGGTAATATAGTATCCTTATGCATGAAGATAATCAATTCGGTCGTTGTGGTCGGACTCTATTATGGATTTCTGACCACATTCTCCATAGGACCCTCCTATCTCTTCCTTCTCCGAGCTCACGTTATGGAAGAAGGAGAAGAAGGAGCCGAGAAGAAGGTATCAGCAACAACTGGTTTTATTACGGGACAGCTCATAATGTTCATATCGATCTATTATGCGCCTCTGCATCTAGCACTGGGTAGACCTCATACAATAACTGTCCTAGCTCTACCGTATCTTTTGTTTCATTTCTTCTGCAATAGTAAGAAAAACTTCTTGGATTATGGATCTACTACCAGAAATTCAATGCGTAATCTCAGCATTCAATGTGTATTCCTGAATAATCTCATTTTTCAATTATTGAATCATTTCATTTTACCAAGTTCAATGTTAGCGAGATTAGTCAACATTTTTATGTTTCGATGCAACAACAAGATGCTATTTGTAACAAGTAGTTTTGTTGGTTGGATAATTGATCACATTTTATTCATGAAATGGGTTGGATTGCTATTAAAGAATTAA